The Aphanothece sacrum FPU1 nucleotide sequence TGCACTGAATTAGTTTATGGTATTATCCGTCGTCAGCGTACTTTAGATACCCTCATTGATCAACTCGGAAAAAAATCTTCTCAACAACAACCTCCAGATTTACGACGTATCCTTCATTTAGGATTATATCAACTGCGTTATCTTAATCATATTCCCCCTTCAGCCGCCGTTAATACCAGTGTTGAACTCACTAAAGAAAATCAATTAACAAGCCTCGCAGGAGTAGTTAACGGTATTTTACGGCAATATATTCGACTAAATAACTCTCAGAATGAGCCTTTAATTTTACCGAATAACCTAGTTGAAAAATTAGGTATTATTTACAGTTTTCCTGACTGGATAATTAAAATATGGTTACAACAATTTGGACAAGAAACAACAGAAAAAATTTGTCATTGGTTTAACCAACCTCCTAGTATTGATATTCGTATAAATTCCTTACAAAGTACCTTAGAAACTGTTGAAACTAAATTGATAGAAGCTAACCTTAATGTTACTCGTCTTCTCGACTTTCCTAATACTTTAAGATTAACAGGAAAAACAGGAGCTATACAAACATTACCAGGATTTAAAGAAGGATGGTGGACAGTGCAAGATAGTAGCGCACAACTGGTTAGTTATTTACTTGATCCTCAACCTGGAGAAATCATTATTGATGCATGTGCTGCACCAGGGGGAAAAACCACCCATATTGCCGAATTAATTCAGGATAAAGGACTTATTTGGGCTTGCGATCGCACAGTTTCTCGTCTTAAGAAAATAACAGAAAATGCCCAAAGATTGCACCTAGAATCGA carries:
- a CDS encoding 16S rRNA (cytosine(967)-C(5))-methyltransferase, yielding MSITNNSITNARQLALQILRDIDRRKTYTDIALDRGLKQTFLSPNDRGLCTELVYGIIRRQRTLDTLIDQLGKKSSQQQPPDLRRILHLGLYQLRYLNHIPPSAAVNTSVELTKENQLTSLAGVVNGILRQYIRLNNSQNEPLILPNNLVEKLGIIYSFPDWIIKIWLQQFGQETTEKICHWFNQPPSIDIRINSLQSTLETVETKLIEANLNVTRLLDFPNTLRLTGKTGAIQTLPGFKEGWWTVQDSSAQLVSYLLDPQPGEIIIDACAAPGGKTTHIAELIQDKGLIWACDRTVSRLKKITENAQRLHLESIKILEGDSRNFEQFRNRADRVLLDVPCSGLGTLHRHPDIRWRQTPETVSELSTLQGELLEQAATWIKPQGILVYGTCTLNSLENESIIERFLNSNSHWKIEPPSPNSWVSEFASPSGWIQILPHQHHMDGFFMVKLKKD